In a single window of the Kwoniella shandongensis chromosome 5, complete sequence genome:
- a CDS encoding asparagine-tRNA ligase gives MRRTPIRLSTLPPTLRSILSTHRPTPSSSTTTAASSTTPSDNDEVTINGWIKSIRTHKNVSFVEVNDGSSSEGVQAVLKGKGRSEGLTNGTSVQLKGRLGKSRGQGQDLELLVNDLRVLGDSDPEAYPIQKKSLPASVLRDNAHLRFRTTQTASVMRIRDALQRDWHDWFEENGFTHIHTPLLTGSDCEGAGEVFTLVDQPSTSKNPPPFFPHPVHLTVSSQLHLEAPTHSLSRTYTLSPSFRAEPSLTSRHLSEFYMLEAEVAWVETLDGLLDVVEDGVKNSVGRILAEQAGGRGKRVREDLEVISKSLAVDLEQGPEVDINDTPALNTSDPLGHLRQVLAKPFTRITYTSALDLIRTTHETEEGLFTQSPPQWGEGIATEFEKWLAIHFGGPVFVTHYPADIKPFYMLPSESNSTLGPTVECFDLLFPHLGEMAGGSLREHRLPNLISAIEKAGMKREEYDWYLDLRRYGSVPHGGWGMGWDRWVCWVTGVGNVRDVVPFPRWKGHCKY, from the exons ATGAGACGTACCCCTATCAGACTATCAACACTTCCTCCAACACTTCGCTCCATCCTCTCAACTCATCGACCTactccctcgtcctccacaACTACTGCAGCGTCTTCAACAACACCCAGTGACAATGACGAGGTGACGATCAATGGATGGATCAAGTCTATTCGAACGCATAAGAATGTATCGTTCGTCGAAGTCAACGATGGGAGCTCGAGCGAGGGGGTGCAAGCTGTGTTGAAGGGAAAAGGGAGGAGTGAGGG CTTGACAAACGGCACGAGCGTACAATTGAAAGGTCGACTCGGAAAGTCCCGAGGACAAGGCCAAGATCTCGAATTGCTCGTCAACGATCTTAGGGTATTAGGTGATTCAGatccagag GCCTACCCGATACAGAAGAAATCGTTACCTGCGTCTGTGTTGCGAGATAACGCGCATCTGAGATTTAGGACGACTCAAACTGCTTCGGTCATGAGAATACGAGatgctcttcaacgagatTGGCACGACTGGTTCGAG GAAAACGGCTTCACACACATCCACACACCCCTTCTCACTGGATCAGATTGTGAAGGTGCCGGCGAAGTCTTCACCCTCGTCGACCAACCGTCCACATCCAAAAACCCACCCCCGttcttccctcatcctgtCCATCTGACCGTCTCTTCACAATTACATCTCGAAGCGCCAACGCATAGCTTATCGCGGACATATACGCTTTCACCGTCATTTCGAGCGGAACCGAGTTTGACATCGAGACATTTATCAGAGTTCTACATGCTCGAAGCGGAGGTTGCGTGGGTGGAAACTTTGGATGGATTGCTAGACgttgtggaagatggagtgaAGAACAGCGTTGGAAGGATCTTGGCCGAACAAgcgggagggagagggaagagagtgagagaagaTCTGGAGGTTATCTCAAAATCACTCGCGGTGGATCTGGAACAAGGACCCGAGGTCGACATCAACGATACTCCCGCCTTGAACACGAGTGATCCACTAggtcatcttcgtcaagttCTTGCCAAACCTTTCACCCGAATAACCTACACATCCGCACTAGACCTAATTCGAACGACACACGAGACCGAGGAAGGTCTCTTTAcacaatctcctcctcagtGGGGAGAAGGGATTGCGACAGAGTTTGAGAAATGGTTAGCGATCCATTTCGGTGGACCAGTTTTCGTCACGCATTATCCGGCAGATATCAAACCGTTTTATATGCTGCCTTCGGAGTCCAACTCTACACTCGGTCCAACCGTCGAATGCTtcgaccttctcttccctcatctAGGCGAGATGGCAGGGGGTTCACTTCGTGAGCATCGTCTGCCAAACCTAATCAGCGCCATTGAGAAAGCAGGGATGAAGCGGGAAGAGTATGATTGGTATCTCGATTTGAGGAGATACGGTTCTGTACCTCACGGTGGATgggggatgggatgggatcgCTGGGTATGCTGGGTTACGGGGGTGGGGAATGTGAGAGACGTCGTGCCGTTCCCTAGATGGAAGGGACACTGCAAGTACTAG